From Microbacterium sp. CGR2:
GGGTGCCCGGCCGAGCATGGTCGGCTCTGGCGGCTGCCTTTCGTCGGGGTGAGCCCTGAGGTCTGGCCAGATCCATGAGGTGGGTGCGCTCGTCGGCAGTGAGGTTCATCGCCCTGGCGATGGCGGAGATGACGGATTCGGATGCGTTGACGCTGAGTCCCTGCTCAAGGCGGGTGTAATACGTGGAGCTCACGCCGGCGAGCATGGCGAGCTCTTCTCGTCGCAGGCCGGGAACGCGTCGGATGCCGTACCCCGTCAGCCCGACATCCTCGGGCTGCAACACGGCTCGTCGGACGCGGAGGAACTGCCCCAGTTCGCTCTGGTTCGTCATGCCCTCATTCTGCTCCACGTCTCGGGCAATGTGCCTATCCCTGCGAGTGGTACCCATGAGCGGGTCTCGTTGCCACGAGCGCGGAGCGGAATGGTTGCAGAAGTCGTCACGAAAGAGAGGCTTCTCATGACCACCGATGCATTCGCCGCCCCGGCGTCCCCCGCCGATGAGCAGTCGCCGGAGCACACACCCACGATGTCGAGGCGACAGCGCATCGCGCTGATCGTCCTTCTCACCGCCGGCTTCACGCTGGCAGTCGACTTCTCGATCCTCAACGTCGCGCTTCCGACCATCGGCGCCGAAGTGGGGTTCGCCCTGGAGAATCTGCAGTGGATCGCCACCGCTTTCGCACTTTTCTCCGCGGGCTTCACTCTGTTGATGGGTCGCGTCGCCGATCTGGCCGGTCGCCGGCGGATGTTCCTCATCGGCATGGCGCTCCTCGGCGCCGGGTCGCTCGCCGGTGGCCTCGCCACGTCGCCCGAGCTGCTGCTGATCGCCCGAGTCGCCCAAGGATTCGCCACCGCCATCGTCATCCCCGCTGCGCTCGCTCTTCTTCTCGGCGCGTTCCCGGAGGGGAGAGCCCGTGCCAGGGCACTCGGCATCAACGGCTCTCTCATGGCTGCCGGCTTCACGACCGGCGCCATCCTCGGTGGCCTGCTCACCGACCTGCTCTCCTGGCGCTGGGCCTTCCTCATCAACGTGCCCATCGCCCTGGCGGTACTGATCGTCGCACCGGTCGTGTTGCGCGAGAGTCGCGCTACCACGCGCACGAGACTCGATGTCCCCGGTGCGATCACGGTGACGCTGGGTCTGCTCGCCCTCGTGTTCGGTCTGACCTCCGCCGCGGAGGAGTCCTGGACGAGTCCGCGCACGGTGGTATCGCTCGCCGCTGCCGCCGTGCTGCTCGCCTCGTTCGTGCTCGTGGAACGCCGGGCGGCGTTCCCGCTGGTGCCGCTGGACATCCTCACCAGGTCCAGTGTCTCCTGGGGAAATGCGGCAGGTCTCCTGGCCTTCGCGACCGAGACCTCACTCGTGTTCCTGCTGACGATCTACCTGCAGGAGGTCCTGCACTACACACCTCTCGCGGCGGGCCTTTCGTTTGCCGTGCTCGGGGTCGGAACGGTGATCGGTGGACTGCTCGGCCCGAGGATCATCGCGCGGTTCAGCAGCAAGACCGCGATCGTCGGTGGTTTGGTCGTGCAAGGACTGTCGACCCTGCCGCTGGTGCTGTTGTCCGATGACCCGGCCTCCATCTGGCTCGTGCTGAGCGCCACGTTCGTGGGAGGCGTCGCCAACCTCGTCGTCATCGTCGGTTTCATGGTCACCGCCACCTCTGGCCTGGGTGCGAACGAGCAGGGCCTGGCCACCGGCCTCACGACCATGAGCCAGCAGGTCGGAATCACGCTGGGCACCCCGATCATGAGCGCAGTACTCGCTGCGGTCGTCCTGGGCAGCACCGTGGCCTCCGAGAACGCAGTCCTCGCGGGCGTGTCGGCGGCCATCTGGGTGAACGGCGGGTTGGCGCTCGCCGGGGCGCTCGCTGTCGCCCTCTTTCTGCGGCAGAGCACCCACCGACTGCGGTGACCGCGGCAGGATCGCGATGTGCTCGGCGAGGTCGGGTCAGATGGTGATGTCGAGTTCGCGCACGTCGGCGGGATTTCCGACGACTTCCATGCCGACGATCCTGCCGTCTCTGAACCGGATCACGTACGCGGCGTGCACTTCGCCATCCGGCGCGTAGACCGCTCCCGGCCATCCGCCGATCAGAGCCAGTCGCGCCTGCTCGGCGCGACCCGCGAACACGCGGGCGACGGCGTCGGCGCCGCGAACGACAGGTGCGAGCAGGGGTGCTCCGGCATCGACGTAAGGGGATGCCGCGGAGATGACGGCGGCGTCCGCGCGAAGTTCGACCTCGGGGTCGAGGAGTTGGAGCAGTTCGCCGAAGTCCCCTTCGCGGGAGGCCTTGAGGAAGGCGGTGACCGCGTCGGCCCGCTGCATCCGCTCAGCATTCACGTCGACACTCCGCACCCGCCGCCGCGCTCGTGACGCCAGCTGCCGCGCCGCGGCGGGGGAGCGTTCCACGATGGGCGCGATGTCGTCGTAGGAGAGCGCGAACATGTCGTGGAGGACGAATGACAGCCGCTCGAGCGGGGTCAGGTAGTCGAGGACGACGAGCATCGCCTGACCGATCTCTTCGCTTCGGGCGGCGGTCGTCTCGGGGTCTGCCTCGTGGCCGTCATGCAGGGGGAGGTCTTCGTCGAGTTCGTCGCGTGGCGCCCCTCGCCCGCGGAGGATGTCGATGCTCACGCGCGACACGACGGTCGTGAGCCACGCATCGAGGTTGTCGATCTCATCGGCATCCGCCCGGTCCAGTCGCAGCCAGGTCTCCTGCACGGCGTCGTCCGCGTCCCAGAAGGAGCCCAGCGTCCGGTAGGCGATGGCACGGAGGCGGGGCCGTTGAGCGTCGAAGACGCTCGCGAGCCGGGATCCGCGGGTGGCGACGTCGCTCATGGGCACTCATTCTCTCGGTGCTGATCGGATCTGTCACGTTTCGTGCATCCGAAACGACTCATCAGTGAAGGACGTTCTCGCATCGGCGTGACGCCCGTGACCACTCCAGCATCCTCTGACCGGAAGGTATTCCCGTGAACGCGCGAATCGCATCGACTTCATCCCCCCTCGATCTCTCACCGCTGCGGCGTGCCGTCCGCGGACAGGTCACGCTTCCGGGCGACCCCGGGTTCGATGAACTCCGTCTGCCGTGGAATCGCGCCGTGGAACAGCGGGTGCGGGCAGTGGTCGAAGCGGTGGATGCCGACGATGTCGTCGCGCTCGTCCGCTTCGCCGACGAGGCGAACATCACCATCGCGACGCAGCCCAATGGGCACGGCGCTTCCGGTCGTACGACGGATACGATCCTCCTTCGCACCGGACTGCTCGACGAGATCCACGTGGATGCCGAGGCGCAGACGACGCGGATCGGCGCCGGCGTACGGTCGGGGCAACTGCAGAAGGCGACTGCCGAGCACGGCCTCACGGCACTGCCAGGCAGCTCAGCGGTGGTCAGCGTGACCGGGGTCGCTCTCGGCGGCGGGTTGAGCTGGTTCGGGCGTGCATTCGGCTGGGTCGCCGACAGTGTGCGGGCGTTCGACGTGGTGGATGCTGACGCTCGCCTGCGGACGGTCACGGCGGTCAGCGATCCGGACCTGTTCTGGGCGCTGCGCGGCGGGGGAGGGGACTACGCCATCGTCACCGCGCTGGAACTCGACCTCCACCCCGCCCCCGAGGTCTTCGGTGGTCGTCTGTTGTGGTCGGGTGAGCACGCGCGCGCCGTTGTCGACGCGTTCCGCGCGGCGACACGTACCGCACCCCCCGAACTCACCCTGTGGCTCGAACTGCTGCACTTCCCGGGTGGAGAGCCGCTCGTGGCGATCGACCTCACGTACCTGGGCGGAGAAGAAGAGGCGCGTTCTCACCTCGGGGCGTTGGGCGCCCTCCCTGCTCCGCTCTCCGACACGCGCCGACGGATGAGCGTCGCCGAGCTCGGCACCATCACCGGAGAGCCGACCGACCCGGGGGCTGGCCTCTCCCGGGGCGAACTCGTCGAGAACCTCGACGACGACACGGTCGAGGCCCTGCTCTCGTCGCCGATCGCGCCGTTGATGAGCGTCCAGGTGAGACACCTCGGGGGCGCCTTCTCCCAGCCGTCCGACACCCCGCACGGGCCACTCACCGCCCCGTTCGCGGTGTACCTGTTCGGCGTTCCGGGCGTGACGGGGTCGGCAGACGAGATCACCGAGAAGCAGGCGCTGGTGGCCCACGCCCTTCCGGTGACGGGTCGGAAGCCCGTGACGTTCCTGAACCCCGCGGAGCGGCTCTCCGATGCGCTCCCTCAGGAGAGCATCGGACGCCTGCGTCGCATCAAGGCCGATCAGGATCCGCGCGGGCTCTTCCGCAGCAACTTCCCGGCGTAGTCCCGGACCCGGCAGACGGCCCAGATGCTGTCAACCCGGTGATTCTTTCGGCATCCCTCCCTAGAGTCGAACCATGTGGAAACGGACGCCGCCCAGGCTTGAGACTCAGACGAAGCTGACCCCGGGGGTGTGGTCGGATTCTCTGGGCCGGGTGGGTGCCCGTTGCGCGCAGGTGATCCTGATCCTGATCCTGGCCACCGCTGCCGTCTACGCGATGGTGCAGTTGAAGCTCGTCGTCATCCCCGTCCTGATCGCCCTGATCATGGCTGCGGCGGTGGGCCCGCTGGTGAATTTCCTCCACCGTCGCAACGTCCCGAGGACGCTGGGTACGTGGATCGCACTGCTCGGCGCCCTGGTGATCTTGGGCGGGGTGATCACCGGGATCGTCTTCGCCGTCCGGTCCCAGTGGAGCGAGCTGGTCGACCGCGCGGGCGAGGGTCTCGAGGACCTGCAGACGTGGTTCGCCGGCCTCAATCTCCCGATCGATCAGGATCAGATCACCGAAGTGCGAGAAGGCATC
This genomic window contains:
- a CDS encoding MFS transporter, with amino-acid sequence MTTDAFAAPASPADEQSPEHTPTMSRRQRIALIVLLTAGFTLAVDFSILNVALPTIGAEVGFALENLQWIATAFALFSAGFTLLMGRVADLAGRRRMFLIGMALLGAGSLAGGLATSPELLLIARVAQGFATAIVIPAALALLLGAFPEGRARARALGINGSLMAAGFTTGAILGGLLTDLLSWRWAFLINVPIALAVLIVAPVVLRESRATTRTRLDVPGAITVTLGLLALVFGLTSAAEESWTSPRTVVSLAAAAVLLASFVLVERRAAFPLVPLDILTRSSVSWGNAAGLLAFATETSLVFLLTIYLQEVLHYTPLAAGLSFAVLGVGTVIGGLLGPRIIARFSSKTAIVGGLVVQGLSTLPLVLLSDDPASIWLVLSATFVGGVANLVVIVGFMVTATSGLGANEQGLATGLTTMSQQVGITLGTPIMSAVLAAVVLGSTVASENAVLAGVSAAIWVNGGLALAGALAVALFLRQSTHRLR
- a CDS encoding sigma-70 family RNA polymerase sigma factor, with amino-acid sequence MSDVATRGSRLASVFDAQRPRLRAIAYRTLGSFWDADDAVQETWLRLDRADADEIDNLDAWLTTVVSRVSIDILRGRGAPRDELDEDLPLHDGHEADPETTAARSEEIGQAMLVVLDYLTPLERLSFVLHDMFALSYDDIAPIVERSPAAARQLASRARRRVRSVDVNAERMQRADAVTAFLKASREGDFGELLQLLDPEVELRADAAVISAASPYVDAGAPLLAPVVRGADAVARVFAGRAEQARLALIGGWPGAVYAPDGEVHAAYVIRFRDGRIVGMEVVGNPADVRELDITI
- a CDS encoding FAD-binding oxidoreductase, coding for MNARIASTSSPLDLSPLRRAVRGQVTLPGDPGFDELRLPWNRAVEQRVRAVVEAVDADDVVALVRFADEANITIATQPNGHGASGRTTDTILLRTGLLDEIHVDAEAQTTRIGAGVRSGQLQKATAEHGLTALPGSSAVVSVTGVALGGGLSWFGRAFGWVADSVRAFDVVDADARLRTVTAVSDPDLFWALRGGGGDYAIVTALELDLHPAPEVFGGRLLWSGEHARAVVDAFRAATRTAPPELTLWLELLHFPGGEPLVAIDLTYLGGEEEARSHLGALGALPAPLSDTRRRMSVAELGTITGEPTDPGAGLSRGELVENLDDDTVEALLSSPIAPLMSVQVRHLGGAFSQPSDTPHGPLTAPFAVYLFGVPGVTGSADEITEKQALVAHALPVTGRKPVTFLNPAERLSDALPQESIGRLRRIKADQDPRGLFRSNFPA